A genome region from Natronobeatus ordinarius includes the following:
- a CDS encoding histidine kinase N-terminal 7TM domain-containing protein, with amino-acid sequence MIKAAGSRGSVETPLLAHGWGWEFTPFTPVLIATALVTAAIGFYAWRNRDATGATAFVVVMASVSLWSFAYGLHLAGTTEPTMRFWSNVVHVGVATLPVAWLCFTLQFAGHDHLVTRWTVAGLSLVPAVYLGFVWTNQYHHLVREPHGVELVESGSLHVYVHSLGPVFDAHALYGHLLLFSGVVVLVHLLFWSSAVYRRQVGLLILAAFTVGLANTVNLVGRNPIPNVDPTPFSFPIAGALILVSIYHYRLFDLTPVARAFVVDNIQEGVLFLDTSDRVVDLNESAERLLEVDRDDVVGRPFESVLPFDLEPTDRTRHEADSGRSRGAWSGDRDPDVATGRPMTNGGEPMVATDEHPHPLVRADAGADVVTDAEVVVDSGDGPRFLHFRSTPVADVSGDPLGRSIVVRDVTETRELQADLEATLERLRRSNAELESFAGVVSHDLREPLRTTVNYLSMAERRLEGTVDDDDAELLAVARENAQRGQAMVDDLLRYSRVGPADDEFEPVDCNRVVADVLDALRYEVEDRDATIEVDELPTVVGVEHLLCRLFQNLLANALEHSGDEPPTIDVTATRRDGAWAFAVSDDGVGIEPDRLEYVFELFTHANRTTDDGGIGDGDGTGMGLAICEKIVEEHGGQIAIDSTPGEGTTVGFTIPAASTVGRVSPVGADSTGE; translated from the coding sequence ATGATCAAGGCAGCGGGTTCCAGAGGCTCGGTCGAGACGCCGCTCCTCGCTCACGGCTGGGGCTGGGAGTTTACGCCTTTCACGCCGGTGTTAATCGCGACCGCACTCGTCACGGCAGCAATCGGGTTCTACGCGTGGCGCAACCGCGACGCGACGGGAGCGACCGCCTTCGTCGTCGTGATGGCGTCAGTCTCGCTGTGGTCGTTCGCCTACGGGCTTCACCTGGCCGGAACGACCGAACCGACGATGCGCTTCTGGTCGAACGTCGTCCACGTCGGCGTCGCGACCCTCCCGGTCGCCTGGCTCTGTTTTACGCTCCAGTTCGCCGGGCACGACCACCTGGTCACCCGATGGACGGTCGCCGGACTCTCCCTCGTCCCTGCCGTCTACCTCGGGTTCGTCTGGACGAACCAGTACCACCACCTCGTCCGGGAACCACACGGCGTCGAACTCGTCGAGAGCGGATCGCTGCACGTTTACGTCCACTCGCTCGGCCCCGTCTTCGACGCACACGCACTGTACGGTCACCTGCTGCTGTTCTCGGGAGTGGTAGTCCTCGTTCACCTGCTGTTCTGGTCGTCGGCCGTCTACCGTCGCCAGGTCGGCCTGCTGATCCTGGCTGCGTTCACCGTCGGCCTCGCCAACACCGTGAACCTCGTGGGTCGAAACCCGATCCCGAACGTGGACCCGACGCCGTTCAGCTTCCCGATCGCCGGGGCGCTCATCCTGGTCTCGATCTACCACTACCGGCTGTTCGACCTCACCCCGGTCGCCCGAGCGTTCGTCGTCGATAACATCCAGGAGGGGGTGCTCTTTCTCGACACCAGCGACCGCGTCGTGGATCTGAACGAGTCGGCCGAGCGGTTGCTCGAGGTGGACCGCGACGACGTCGTCGGTCGGCCGTTCGAGTCGGTCCTCCCGTTCGACCTCGAGCCAACGGATCGGACACGTCACGAGGCGGATTCGGGCCGGTCGAGAGGCGCCTGGTCCGGGGACCGGGACCCCGACGTGGCGACCGGTCGACCCATGACGAACGGCGGGGAGCCGATGGTAGCGACGGATGAGCACCCGCATCCGCTCGTCCGAGCCGACGCCGGAGCCGACGTGGTCACCGACGCTGAGGTCGTCGTCGACAGTGGCGACGGCCCGCGCTTTCTCCACTTCCGATCGACGCCCGTCGCGGACGTCAGCGGCGACCCCCTCGGCCGGTCGATCGTCGTCCGTGACGTCACCGAAACCCGGGAGCTTCAGGCCGACCTCGAGGCGACCCTCGAGCGGCTCCGCCGGTCGAACGCCGAACTCGAGTCGTTCGCGGGCGTCGTCTCCCACGACCTCCGGGAGCCCCTCCGAACGACCGTCAACTACCTCTCGATGGCCGAACGTCGGCTGGAGGGGACGGTGGACGACGACGACGCCGAACTCCTCGCGGTCGCCCGGGAGAACGCCCAGCGAGGGCAGGCGATGGTCGACGACCTGCTCCGGTACTCCCGCGTCGGGCCCGCCGACGACGAGTTCGAACCGGTCGACTGCAACCGGGTGGTGGCCGACGTGCTAGACGCACTGCGCTACGAGGTAGAGGACCGCGACGCAACGATCGAGGTGGACGAGTTACCGACCGTCGTCGGCGTCGAGCACCTGCTCTGCCGGCTCTTCCAGAACCTGCTCGCGAACGCGCTCGAGCACTCGGGCGACGAGCCACCGACGATCGACGTGACCGCGACGCGACGCGACGGGGCGTGGGCGTTCGCCGTCAGTGACGACGGCGTTGGAATCGAGCCCGACCGCCTTGAGTACGTCTTCGAGCTGTTTACCCACGCGAACCGGACGACTGACGACGGCGGGATCGGGGACGGCGACGGGACCGGGATGGGGCTGGCGATCTGTGAGAAGATCGTCGAGGAACACGGCGGGCAGATCGCGATCGATTCGACCCCAGGCGAAGGGACGACGGTCGGGTTTACGATCCCCGCGGCGTCGACGGTCGGTCGCGTTTCGCCCGTGGGAGCCGACTCGACGGGCGAGTGA
- a CDS encoding DUF7282 domain-containing protein, translated as MRAVAIAVTVLVALGMVTSAVAFPMLGGGGLAVADEFEGGAEGDGVPAANPGPPPGELTAVQLEPATADADVAALTQEQEDAVEAGVDEGIELVQAQGVEVSQEQRAAALEGALESAAQYQEADVEQVQRATAGAVHGTLVQDQRVEVEQVQAAVGGSTGGALAQSQTVTATQMQHATWGAAHGAIAQKQVVTVEQLQVATFGAAAGAAAEAGEKDVDRAGKIQEAAQGAAYGVIEQYQRITVEQRQRATLEHVQYAAAGAASGALEGATFLELEQEQIVEVEQYQEVTIKQVQKAAKGAAKGALVQKQEVTVEQTQAAAFGAGKGALEQLQQVRIEQVQRVEITQIQEASFGAAKGAIYQSQEATIEQIQAAAVGGAGGVLVQQQEVTVAQTQTAAFGASKGAVVSAVQHQVVEVEQIQAAAFGAGTGAVIQKQVVDVTQIQVLAEGASAGALSQAQVATVEQLQVAAQSACEATAVAIQYQRVSVTQLQVLVESTAADTTAYAADVGVDDLEELLEFAAGDATESAEEIEEVEGEATITFSDQDGDGETVVVDRVDLSEGGFVAIHDEVFYEGEPVESVRGVSDYLEPGEHEDVMVELDEPLEENRTLTAVPHLDTTGDETFAYVETDGDEDVPYVGQAGAPVVDDAFVTLEEEPVDEPDVIDSAPEAVGALEVTDYEIVDDDPDAEFVTLQNVANETLEMSGWTVTDREDDGLVAEETLTPYAFPDGFTLGPDAEVTLVTGSGEDTDDTLYWGVDRQVWNETGDTVRIFDAESELLLEEPIAVDVPEATLTVADQESDGETLVVDEASAPVEYVLTVTDAEDERLAESDPFGADEVAEDVELEIEPPLEDDATLEVAVRDAADEVLTNESIEYALEEVPDDVEVAFECTRAELTGTFEEGDEFIVGQVAYYPSGIGTSSDYSVSFGVDEALVNVDAPFTGTVIVELGEEYAVLEETDDEVLIEIPAVGAFDSATIGILEPAPGSDVFDGEAISNPEASACLEEARPDAPEIDVESVNPDEDGDVLEVTFGYENPNDDELQVGSTFVEGTTDDEPPTTLEPGAETFTVEWTPESDDERLVWEVDLEAFGYDEPLTAATEPASEYLEPAAFAVSLTETNAPIEEGDELEVSAAVENVGGEAATQDLVFSLDGEPVESESVSLESGETTTVTFSTTIDEAGEYVVEVASEDDSDERTITVEEAEEPEPGPPEEPEPEPPEEPEPEPPEEPEPEPPEEPEPEPPEEPEPEPPEEPEPEPPEEPEPEPPEEPEPEPPEEPEPEPPEEPEPEPPEEPEPEPLEEPEPEPPEEPEPPEEAAVG; from the coding sequence ATGAGAGCCGTCGCAATCGCGGTGACCGTGCTCGTCGCACTCGGGATGGTCACGAGCGCCGTTGCGTTCCCGATGCTCGGGGGCGGGGGGCTCGCGGTGGCCGACGAGTTCGAGGGCGGTGCCGAAGGCGACGGCGTGCCGGCGGCGAACCCGGGACCGCCACCGGGCGAACTGACGGCCGTTCAGCTCGAGCCCGCGACGGCCGACGCCGACGTGGCGGCGCTCACACAGGAGCAAGAAGACGCCGTCGAGGCCGGCGTCGACGAGGGGATCGAACTCGTCCAGGCCCAGGGCGTCGAGGTGAGCCAGGAGCAACGCGCCGCGGCGCTCGAGGGCGCACTCGAGTCGGCCGCCCAGTACCAGGAGGCCGACGTCGAGCAAGTCCAGCGGGCGACGGCGGGCGCGGTCCACGGGACGTTAGTACAGGACCAGCGCGTCGAGGTCGAACAGGTGCAGGCCGCCGTCGGCGGGTCGACGGGCGGCGCGCTCGCCCAGTCCCAGACGGTGACGGCCACGCAGATGCAGCACGCGACGTGGGGGGCGGCCCACGGAGCGATCGCCCAGAAGCAGGTCGTGACCGTCGAACAGCTCCAGGTGGCGACGTTCGGTGCGGCTGCCGGTGCCGCGGCCGAGGCCGGCGAGAAGGACGTCGACCGTGCGGGGAAGATCCAGGAAGCCGCCCAGGGGGCCGCCTACGGCGTGATCGAACAGTACCAGCGGATCACCGTCGAGCAGCGCCAGCGGGCCACCCTCGAGCACGTCCAGTACGCGGCGGCCGGGGCGGCGTCGGGCGCCCTCGAGGGAGCGACGTTCCTCGAACTCGAGCAGGAACAGATCGTCGAGGTCGAACAGTACCAGGAAGTGACGATCAAGCAGGTGCAAAAGGCAGCGAAGGGTGCCGCGAAGGGCGCGCTCGTGCAGAAACAGGAGGTGACGGTCGAGCAGACGCAGGCGGCCGCCTTCGGCGCCGGTAAGGGTGCGCTCGAGCAGCTCCAGCAGGTGCGGATCGAGCAGGTCCAGCGGGTCGAAATCACGCAGATCCAGGAAGCCTCGTTCGGGGCGGCGAAGGGTGCGATCTACCAGAGTCAGGAGGCGACGATCGAACAGATCCAGGCCGCAGCGGTGGGTGGTGCTGGCGGCGTGCTCGTCCAGCAACAGGAGGTCACCGTCGCGCAAACGCAAACGGCCGCCTTCGGGGCCTCGAAGGGAGCCGTCGTCTCGGCGGTCCAGCACCAGGTCGTCGAGGTCGAACAGATCCAGGCGGCCGCCTTCGGCGCCGGGACAGGGGCCGTGATCCAGAAGCAGGTCGTCGACGTCACGCAGATTCAGGTGCTGGCCGAAGGGGCGTCTGCGGGAGCGCTCTCGCAGGCGCAGGTCGCGACGGTCGAGCAGCTCCAGGTCGCCGCCCAGAGCGCCTGCGAGGCGACCGCGGTCGCGATCCAGTACCAGCGCGTGAGCGTGACCCAGCTCCAGGTCCTCGTCGAGTCGACGGCGGCCGACACGACGGCCTACGCGGCCGACGTCGGCGTCGACGACCTCGAGGAGCTCCTCGAGTTCGCCGCGGGCGACGCGACCGAAAGCGCCGAGGAGATCGAGGAGGTCGAAGGGGAGGCGACGATCACGTTCTCCGACCAGGACGGAGACGGCGAAACGGTCGTCGTCGACCGCGTCGACCTCTCCGAGGGCGGCTTCGTCGCGATCCACGACGAGGTGTTCTACGAAGGCGAACCCGTCGAGAGCGTCCGGGGTGTCTCCGACTACCTTGAACCAGGCGAACACGAGGACGTGATGGTCGAACTCGACGAACCGCTCGAGGAGAACCGGACGCTGACCGCGGTTCCCCACCTCGACACCACGGGGGACGAAACGTTCGCGTACGTCGAGACCGACGGCGACGAAGACGTCCCGTACGTCGGCCAGGCGGGCGCCCCAGTCGTCGACGACGCGTTCGTGACCCTCGAGGAGGAGCCGGTCGACGAACCCGACGTGATCGATTCGGCACCCGAGGCTGTGGGCGCACTCGAGGTCACCGACTACGAGATCGTCGACGACGATCCCGACGCGGAGTTCGTCACGCTCCAGAACGTGGCGAACGAGACACTCGAGATGAGTGGCTGGACCGTCACAGACCGCGAGGACGACGGGCTGGTCGCCGAGGAGACGCTCACCCCCTACGCGTTCCCCGACGGCTTCACGCTCGGGCCCGACGCGGAAGTGACGCTCGTCACCGGCAGCGGCGAGGACACCGACGACACCCTGTACTGGGGCGTCGACCGACAGGTCTGGAACGAGACCGGCGACACCGTCCGCATCTTCGACGCCGAGAGTGAACTCCTCCTCGAGGAGCCTATCGCGGTCGACGTTCCCGAGGCGACGCTTACCGTCGCCGACCAGGAAAGCGACGGCGAGACGCTCGTCGTCGACGAGGCGAGCGCACCGGTCGAGTACGTGTTGACGGTCACGGACGCGGAGGACGAGCGACTCGCCGAGAGCGACCCCTTCGGCGCCGACGAGGTGGCCGAGGACGTCGAACTCGAGATCGAGCCGCCCCTCGAGGACGACGCGACGCTCGAGGTGGCCGTCCGCGACGCCGCCGACGAGGTCCTGACGAACGAGTCGATCGAGTACGCGCTCGAGGAAGTCCCCGACGACGTCGAGGTCGCGTTCGAGTGTACGCGCGCCGAACTCACCGGGACGTTCGAAGAGGGCGACGAGTTCATCGTCGGCCAGGTAGCGTACTACCCGTCCGGAATCGGCACCAGTAGCGACTACTCGGTGAGCTTCGGCGTCGACGAAGCACTCGTGAACGTCGACGCACCGTTCACCGGCACGGTGATCGTCGAACTCGGCGAGGAGTACGCGGTCCTCGAGGAGACGGACGACGAGGTTCTAATCGAGATTCCCGCCGTGGGAGCGTTCGACAGCGCGACGATTGGCATCCTCGAACCGGCGCCCGGTTCCGACGTCTTCGACGGCGAGGCGATCTCGAACCCCGAGGCGAGCGCCTGTCTCGAGGAGGCCCGTCCCGACGCGCCCGAGATCGACGTCGAGTCGGTGAACCCGGACGAGGACGGGGACGTTCTCGAGGTGACCTTCGGCTACGAGAACCCGAACGACGACGAACTCCAGGTCGGGAGTACGTTCGTCGAGGGGACGACCGACGACGAGCCCCCGACGACGCTCGAGCCCGGCGCGGAGACGTTCACCGTCGAGTGGACGCCAGAATCCGACGACGAGCGACTCGTCTGGGAGGTCGACCTGGAGGCGTTCGGGTACGACGAGCCGCTCACCGCAGCGACCGAGCCCGCGAGCGAGTACCTCGAGCCGGCCGCGTTCGCCGTTTCGCTCACCGAGACAAACGCACCGATCGAGGAAGGCGACGAACTCGAGGTGTCGGCGGCCGTCGAGAACGTCGGCGGCGAGGCGGCGACTCAGGACCTGGTCTTCTCGCTCGACGGCGAACCCGTCGAGAGCGAGTCGGTGTCACTCGAGAGTGGTGAGACGACGACGGTGACGTTCTCGACGACGATCGACGAGGCTGGCGAGTACGTCGTCGAAGTCGCCAGCGAGGACGACAGCGACGAGCGCACGATCACTGTCGAGGAAGCCGAGGAACCGGAGCCTGGGCCGCCAGAAGAGCCGGAGCCAGAGCCGCCAGAAGAGCCGGAGCCAGAGCCACCCGAGGAACCGGAGCCAGAACCGCCAGAAGAGCCGGAGCCAGAGCCACCCGAGGAACCGGAGCCAGAACCGCCCGAGGAACCGGAGCCAGAGCCGCCAGAAGAGCCGGAGCCTGAGCCGCCCGAAGAACCGGAGCCAGAGCCGCCAGAAGAGCCGGAGCCTGAGCCGCCCGAAGAACCGGAGCCAGAGCCGCCAGAAGAGCCGGAGCCAGAGCCACTCGAGGAACCGGAGCCAGAACCGCCCGAGGAACCAGAGCCACCCGAAGAAGCCGCCGTCGGCTGA
- a CDS encoding biotin transporter BioY, translating to MATQDRSVELVDADVIRSFARAALLAALTGALAYVSIPIPFSLAPISLGIVGIFLAGLYLGPRWGTVSILLYLAAGAAGAPIFANGNAGLGILFGRTGGYLWSYPIAAFVIGATVHGFGDLRNPADASIPVLTGGLVAGTLVIYTGGVLWFMWLLEIGLREAIAIGAAPFVVGEVLKIAATVAIAKSDVVDPT from the coding sequence ATGGCAACACAGGATCGTTCGGTCGAACTCGTCGACGCGGACGTCATCAGATCGTTCGCGCGCGCGGCACTGCTCGCGGCGCTGACGGGCGCGCTCGCGTACGTCTCCATCCCGATTCCGTTTTCGTTGGCGCCGATCTCGTTAGGGATCGTCGGCATCTTCCTCGCCGGGCTCTATCTCGGCCCCCGGTGGGGTACCGTCTCGATACTGCTGTACCTCGCGGCCGGCGCGGCCGGCGCACCGATCTTCGCCAACGGCAACGCCGGCCTCGGAATCCTGTTCGGGCGGACGGGTGGCTACCTCTGGTCGTACCCGATCGCCGCGTTCGTCATCGGGGCGACCGTCCACGGCTTCGGCGACCTTCGAAACCCGGCCGACGCGTCGATTCCCGTGCTGACAGGGGGGCTCGTGGCTGGAACGCTCGTCATCTACACCGGCGGCGTCCTCTGGTTCATGTGGCTCCTCGAGATCGGCCTCCGCGAGGCGATCGCGATCGGCGCGGCTCCGTTCGTCGTCGGTGAGGTCCTGAAGATCGCCGCAACGGTCGCGATCGCCAAGAGCGACGTGGTCGACCCGACGTGA
- a CDS encoding DUF7545 family protein has translation MADDVETTTFTIESESGDEDEVTLPAGLVDLVADGDQSPAETVGDVALLSFASRAHHVVHHGQGADEDLEAQEARAMELFEERFGVTFAEATGHHH, from the coding sequence ATGGCAGACGACGTCGAAACCACCACGTTTACCATCGAATCCGAATCTGGCGACGAAGACGAAGTGACGCTTCCAGCGGGGCTCGTCGACCTCGTGGCCGACGGTGACCAGTCGCCGGCCGAGACCGTCGGCGACGTCGCGCTCCTCTCGTTCGCGAGCCGTGCCCACCACGTCGTCCACCACGGCCAGGGTGCGGACGAGGACCTGGAGGCCCAGGAAGCCCGCGCGATGGAACTGTTCGAGGAGCGCTTCGGCGTGACGTTCGCCGAGGCAACCGGCCACCACCACTGA